Proteins encoded together in one Marispirochaeta sp. window:
- a CDS encoding aldehyde ferredoxin oxidoreductase N-terminal domain-containing protein: MERKIIEIDLSSKTVKDLPMPEEYQHLGGRGLTSSILSAELDPLCHPLSSANTFVIAPGYLAGIIMSSCNRLSVGAKSPLTGGIKESNSGYRDRCFLPRHGGLSLQQGHPFLRHGSPRGNEAGAGDSSPGLCGRL; encoded by the coding sequence ATGGAACGAAAAATCATCGAGATCGATCTATCATCAAAAACTGTTAAAGATCTGCCCATGCCCGAAGAATACCAGCATCTGGGAGGACGGGGCCTTACTTCCAGCATTCTGTCTGCAGAGCTGGATCCTCTCTGCCATCCCCTGAGCAGCGCGAACACCTTTGTTATTGCCCCCGGGTATCTTGCGGGCATCATTATGTCAAGCTGTAACCGCTTGTCCGTCGGGGCAAAGAGCCCCCTTACCGGGGGTATCAAGGAGAGTAACAGCGGATACCGGGATCGATGTTTTCTTCCACGCCATGGAGGGCTATCTCTCCAACAAGGCCACCCGTTTCTCCGACATGGCAGCCCTCGAGGCAATGAGGCTGGTGCGGGAGACTCTTCCCCGGGTTTATGCGGACGGCTCTGA
- a CDS encoding FGGY-family carbohydrate kinase, which translates to MNTASVQNAAQLINNGNTIMGMELGSTRIKASLISPAGKPLAGGSYGWENKFENGVWTYDMNEVWTGIAGCYADMAADVEKRYSLGLSNFAAGGFSGMMHGYIALDKNGELLTPFRTWRNNITGQAAEELTKLFGFAIPQRWSIAHLYQAVLNNEEHVARIGFLTTLAGYVHWKLTGERITGIGEGSGMFPIDPASLDYDKERMEKFDRLVEGKNYPWKLRDILPKVLMAGENAGALTQEGARLLDSSGTLQAGISICPPEGDAGTGMVATNSVKPRTGNVSAGTSVFAMIVLEKPLKEVHPEIDIVTTPDGKPVGMAHSNNCSSDFDAWMGILGQTAAALGLEPSADTLYGKLMPLALQGDPDAGGLLAVSYVSGEHITGFSEGRPLFVRTPESSFTLPNFLRSLLFTAFCALRTGLNILTEKEGVAVDEIRGHGGIFRTPEVGQRIMAAATGTAVSLPETAGEGGAWGMALLAAYMLKGRDSASLPEFLDSLISGSMGQALKPDPEDVRGFNEFFERYHRGLSIEREAIRVL; encoded by the coding sequence ATGAATACTGCATCTGTACAAAACGCGGCACAGCTCATTAACAACGGAAACACCATAATGGGAATGGAACTTGGTTCAACCAGAATCAAGGCCAGCCTGATCAGTCCGGCGGGAAAACCTCTGGCAGGCGGTTCCTACGGCTGGGAGAACAAGTTTGAAAACGGCGTCTGGACCTACGACATGAACGAGGTCTGGACCGGGATCGCAGGGTGTTATGCCGATATGGCCGCAGACGTGGAAAAACGCTACTCCCTTGGTCTCAGCAATTTTGCCGCCGGAGGTTTCAGCGGCATGATGCACGGGTATATTGCCCTGGACAAGAATGGTGAACTTCTTACCCCTTTTCGTACCTGGCGCAACAACATTACCGGACAAGCTGCCGAAGAGCTGACAAAGCTCTTCGGCTTCGCCATACCCCAAAGATGGAGCATAGCTCACCTGTACCAGGCGGTCCTCAATAACGAAGAGCATGTGGCCAGGATCGGCTTTCTTACAACCCTGGCAGGCTACGTCCATTGGAAGCTGACGGGAGAACGGATAACAGGAATCGGAGAGGGCTCCGGAATGTTCCCCATTGACCCTGCAAGCCTGGATTATGACAAGGAGAGGATGGAGAAATTCGATCGCCTTGTAGAAGGTAAAAACTACCCATGGAAACTGCGGGATATTCTGCCAAAGGTCCTGATGGCCGGAGAAAATGCCGGAGCACTCACTCAGGAAGGTGCACGGCTCCTTGACTCATCCGGTACGTTACAGGCGGGCATTTCCATCTGTCCACCGGAAGGGGATGCCGGAACCGGGATGGTCGCAACCAACAGCGTAAAACCCAGAACCGGGAACGTCTCCGCGGGAACTTCAGTTTTTGCCATGATCGTTCTTGAAAAACCCCTTAAAGAAGTCCATCCGGAAATCGACATAGTCACGACCCCGGACGGAAAACCCGTGGGAATGGCCCATTCCAACAACTGCTCCAGCGATTTTGACGCCTGGATGGGGATCCTCGGCCAGACCGCTGCGGCCCTGGGGCTGGAACCTTCGGCTGATACTTTGTATGGAAAACTGATGCCCCTGGCCCTGCAGGGTGATCCAGACGCCGGAGGACTCCTGGCCGTCAGCTACGTCTCCGGTGAACACATTACCGGGTTCAGCGAGGGTCGCCCGCTCTTTGTCCGCACACCGGAGAGCAGCTTTACCCTGCCGAACTTCTTACGCTCCCTGCTGTTTACCGCCTTCTGCGCCCTGCGTACAGGACTGAATATTCTTACCGAAAAGGAGGGGGTTGCCGTTGACGAGATCCGCGGCCACGGCGGGATCTTCAGGACCCCGGAAGTCGGGCAGCGCATCATGGCTGCCGCCACAGGGACAGCAGTCAGCCTGCCGGAAACCGCCGGGGAGGGAGGCGCCTGGGGAATGGCCCTGCTTGCCGCCTATATGCTCAAGGGCAGAGACTCCGCAAGTCTTCCGGAGTTTCTCGATTCCCTGATATCCGGCAGCATGGGGCAGGCACTCAAACCCGATCCGGAGGACGTCCGGGGATTCAACGAGTTCTTTGAGCGGTATCACCGGGGACTGTCGATAGAGCGGGAGGCGATCAGGGTACTATGA
- a CDS encoding bile acid:sodium symporter, protein MPTGINTTLHILRKNWFIVAILASFALGLYLPQAEDLLNPGGKSKPILIFTLLFLSGISIPTERIIRDLKDFRLHLFIQGIIFLLYPLLTWLLLLPLGPLMDPSIRIGILALSCLPSTISSCIFFTQVSGGNTTAAVFNAAVSNIAAVVLTPPALCFSNSKWGDRFSGSISG, encoded by the coding sequence ATGCCCACAGGAATAAACACCACACTGCATATACTCCGCAAAAACTGGTTTATAGTCGCCATTTTAGCAAGTTTCGCCCTGGGGCTCTATCTGCCCCAGGCAGAAGATCTTCTTAACCCCGGGGGAAAAAGCAAACCGATCCTTATATTCACCCTGCTCTTTCTTTCCGGTATTTCGATTCCCACCGAACGGATAATCAGGGATCTCAAAGACTTCCGGCTGCACCTCTTTATTCAGGGAATCATCTTTCTGCTCTATCCGCTCCTGACCTGGCTTCTTCTGCTCCCCCTGGGGCCCTTGATGGATCCTTCGATCAGGATCGGGATACTCGCCCTCTCCTGCCTGCCGTCGACTATTTCCAGCTGCATCTTTTTTACCCAGGTGTCTGGCGGAAATACAACAGCCGCGGTTTTTAACGCCGCGGTCTCCAACATTGCTGCGGTTGTATTAACTCCCCCTGCTCTTTGCTTTTCTAATTCCAAGTGGGGAGACCGCTTCAGCGGCAGTATCTCCGGCTGA
- a CDS encoding alpha-N-arabinofuranosidase: MVNKIIVQTESGDHEIDKNVYGHFAEHLGRCIYDGVWVGEKSDIPNVRGMRTDIVEALKHIKAPVLRWPGGCFADEYHWKDGVGGREERRPMVNSNWGGVVEDNQFGTHEFFDLCEQIGAEPYICGNVGSGTIHEMQEWIEYMNWPDSTPMSEMRIKNGRKEPFNIKYFGIGNENWGCGGKMTPEYYASVYKRYNTFVRDYNGQKVFRIACGPRNDDYHWTDVMMRDARCCMDGLALHYYSRMFSSGDSTTEERGSATDFPEDEWALILRKAHNTEELVHRHSAIMDRYDPEQRVALIVDEWGTWFEVEPGTPPRFLYQQNTMRDALVASISLNIFNKYSSRVRMANIAQTVNVLQAMVLTDGPRMILTPTYHVFDLYKGHQRATHLPVHAEAEKYSYGEYSMDKVTASASKADDGSILVTMNNVDPKRPAEIMTVLRGTKIKNVSGRILSGSSMKLHNTFDEPNSLTPRSFSEMKTSDDELELTLPPMSVVALRIES, translated from the coding sequence ATGGTAAATAAGATAATTGTTCAGACTGAAAGCGGGGACCATGAAATAGATAAGAATGTATATGGACATTTTGCTGAACATCTCGGACGCTGTATTTATGACGGTGTCTGGGTGGGCGAAAAGAGTGATATACCAAACGTACGCGGCATGAGAACCGATATAGTAGAAGCCCTGAAACATATTAAAGCGCCCGTACTTCGATGGCCCGGTGGCTGTTTTGCCGATGAATATCACTGGAAGGACGGTGTCGGAGGCAGGGAAGAACGACGCCCCATGGTGAACAGCAACTGGGGAGGTGTCGTTGAGGATAATCAATTTGGTACTCACGAATTCTTTGATCTGTGTGAGCAAATCGGAGCTGAACCCTATATCTGTGGCAATGTAGGAAGTGGTACGATCCATGAAATGCAGGAGTGGATCGAGTATATGAATTGGCCTGATTCTACACCCATGTCGGAGATGCGAATAAAAAACGGTAGAAAGGAACCTTTTAATATTAAATACTTTGGTATCGGGAATGAGAACTGGGGCTGTGGCGGCAAGATGACCCCGGAATACTACGCCTCGGTTTATAAACGCTACAATACCTTTGTCCGTGACTACAACGGACAGAAGGTCTTCAGAATCGCCTGCGGTCCAAGAAACGATGATTATCACTGGACTGATGTTATGATGCGCGATGCTCGTTGCTGCATGGACGGACTTGCTCTCCATTATTATTCCAGAATGTTTTCCAGCGGTGACAGCACTACCGAAGAACGGGGATCGGCAACCGATTTTCCAGAAGATGAGTGGGCCCTTATTCTGCGTAAAGCACACAATACCGAAGAATTGGTCCATCGGCATTCGGCCATAATGGATCGCTATGACCCGGAACAAAGGGTGGCGCTTATCGTTGATGAGTGGGGAACCTGGTTTGAGGTCGAACCCGGAACTCCTCCCCGCTTTTTGTACCAGCAGAATACCATGCGGGATGCTCTGGTTGCTTCAATAAGCCTTAATATATTCAATAAATACAGCTCTCGGGTCCGAATGGCCAATATCGCGCAGACCGTGAATGTATTACAGGCTATGGTCCTGACTGATGGTCCGCGTATGATTCTTACACCGACTTATCACGTTTTTGACTTATACAAAGGACACCAGAGGGCGACTCATTTACCCGTACATGCTGAGGCAGAGAAGTACAGCTACGGTGAATACAGTATGGATAAAGTTACAGCATCAGCCTCAAAAGCCGATGACGGTAGTATTCTGGTAACTATGAACAACGTCGACCCTAAGCGGCCCGCGGAAATTATGACCGTGCTCAGAGGTACAAAGATTAAGAATGTCAGCGGACGTATCTTGTCAGGTTCATCGATGAAATTACACAATACCTTCGATGAGCCGAACAGCCTTACACCACGGTCCTTCTCTGAAATGAAAACAAGTGATGATGAATTGGAATTGACGCTTCCGCCGATGTCTGTTGTTGCGCTACGAATAGAATCTTAG
- a CDS encoding ArsR family transcriptional regulator: MKNQENRAIIIDPSEDFNKIKGLASKIRLKILEVIDQGPKNINDLAATLALPQSTIATNVMVLEEAGLIKTEQIKGKKGTQKICHPIYSEIVIEFSNQKRETEKDNVIEVEMPIGLYTRYEVTAPCGLCSTESIIGYLDVPNHFLDPERVKAGLIWFEKGYVEYKFPNNSLYKDTPVQTLEIVTELSSEVPGTNKEWLSDISLWINDVKVGTWTSPGDYGDKRGKLTPSWWKLEGSQYGLLKSWRVTNNGSFVDGLRISNVKLEDLNLSDHHSITVKIGVEDDAKHVGGINIFGRGFGNYNQDIVLRLYFS, encoded by the coding sequence ATGAAGAACCAGGAAAACAGAGCAATAATAATTGATCCCAGCGAAGATTTTAATAAAATCAAAGGGCTTGCCTCAAAGATCCGATTAAAGATACTTGAAGTTATTGACCAGGGACCGAAAAACATTAACGATTTGGCTGCTACATTAGCCTTGCCCCAGTCAACCATTGCTACCAATGTAATGGTTCTGGAAGAAGCAGGTCTTATTAAAACGGAGCAGATAAAAGGCAAGAAAGGTACACAGAAAATTTGTCATCCAATCTATTCCGAAATCGTTATAGAGTTTTCAAACCAGAAGCGGGAAACAGAAAAGGATAATGTCATTGAAGTTGAAATGCCTATTGGCCTGTATACCCGCTACGAAGTTACAGCTCCCTGCGGGCTCTGCTCAACGGAGAGTATAATCGGTTATCTTGATGTTCCTAACCATTTTCTTGATCCCGAACGGGTTAAAGCCGGATTAATCTGGTTTGAAAAAGGCTATGTGGAATACAAGTTTCCAAACAACAGCCTCTATAAGGATACGCCGGTTCAAACTCTGGAAATTGTGACGGAACTCTCTTCAGAGGTTCCTGGTACCAACAAAGAATGGCTTTCTGACATTTCTCTGTGGATAAACGATGTGAAAGTAGGAACGTGGACTTCTCCCGGTGACTATGGTGATAAAAGGGGAAAGCTTACACCTTCCTGGTGGAAGCTTGAAGGTTCACAGTATGGACTACTTAAAAGCTGGAGAGTAACCAATAATGGGTCTTTTGTGGATGGTCTGCGGATATCCAATGTGAAACTTGAAGATCTCAACCTTTCTGACCACCATTCAATAACCGTCAAAATAGGGGTCGAAGATGACGCAAAACATGTGGGCGGTATAAATATCTTCGGACGCGGATTCGGCAACTACAACCAGGATATAGTCTTACGTCTCTATTTCTCATAG
- a CDS encoding iron-containing alcohol dehydrogenase, whose protein sequence is MEGYLSNKATRFSDMAALEAMRLVRETLPRVYADGSDLEARATMAWAGTLGGIALDNAICVGIHGLGQPAGGYVDAVHGKSLCAVYHSCMKYTWQSDIPRYARVARILGGSDGAESEEALAEAAADRLREFIRPLGLEIRLKDPGIVESMIPAIADSVLNTTRRTLECCKMEIGYDDIVAIYKEAL, encoded by the coding sequence ATGGAGGGCTATCTCTCCAACAAGGCCACCCGTTTCTCCGACATGGCAGCCCTCGAGGCAATGAGGCTGGTGCGGGAGACTCTTCCCCGGGTTTATGCGGACGGCTCTGACCTTGAGGCCAGGGCAACCATGGCCTGGGCCGGTACCCTGGGAGGAATCGCCCTGGACAATGCCATCTGCGTGGGGATTCACGGACTGGGGCAGCCTGCCGGGGGCTATGTGGATGCGGTACACGGCAAAAGCCTCTGTGCAGTCTACCATTCCTGCATGAAGTATACCTGGCAGTCGGACATTCCCCGCTATGCCCGGGTGGCCCGAATCCTTGGCGGCAGCGACGGCGCAGAAAGCGAAGAGGCGCTGGCAGAAGCCGCCGCCGACCGGCTGCGGGAGTTTATCCGTCCTCTGGGGCTCGAAATACGTCTGAAGGACCCTGGAATAGTGGAATCCATGATTCCGGCGATTGCCGATTCGGTACTCAATACCACCCGCAGGACCCTGGAGTGCTGTAAGATGGAGATCGGCTACGACGATATTGTGGCTATTTACAAGGAAGCTCTCTGA
- a CDS encoding carbohydrate ABC transporter permease, with the protein MALGINLDQMTLENYAYIFSGASKYANWYFNSIAITALYALSALIVCSVVGYGLAVYDFKGRNIIFGLVLFVMMIPLEILMLPLYQIIIKLKLVNTYTGVILPYVAFPLGIFFFRQYAISLPRDYLDAGRIDGCTEYGLFFRIMAPLMLPAYGAMAILLARKEWNNFVWPLVVLRTGDKYTLPIGLASQIDPYGTGFQVLLPGAVLAILPPVLVFIFGQKYFISGLTVGGIKG; encoded by the coding sequence ATGGCACTGGGAATAAATCTTGATCAAATGACGCTGGAAAACTATGCCTATATATTCAGTGGTGCTTCAAAATATGCTAACTGGTATTTCAACAGTATAGCAATAACAGCTCTCTATGCTTTGTCCGCGTTGATTGTGTGTTCTGTGGTTGGATATGGACTGGCCGTTTACGATTTCAAGGGGAGGAACATTATTTTCGGACTGGTCCTGTTTGTAATGATGATTCCCCTCGAGATTCTGATGCTTCCTTTGTATCAAATAATCATCAAACTGAAACTGGTCAATACCTATACGGGTGTTATCCTTCCCTACGTGGCTTTTCCGCTGGGAATATTCTTTTTCCGCCAATATGCAATAAGCCTTCCTAGGGACTATCTGGATGCCGGAAGAATAGATGGCTGTACAGAGTATGGTCTGTTTTTTCGTATCATGGCACCTCTAATGCTCCCCGCATACGGAGCAATGGCGATCCTGCTAGCAAGAAAAGAGTGGAATAACTTTGTGTGGCCCCTGGTGGTTCTTCGAACAGGCGACAAGTATACCCTTCCTATTGGTCTTGCGAGTCAAATAGATCCCTACGGTACGGGTTTCCAGGTTCTGCTTCCTGGTGCGGTTCTTGCGATCCTTCCGCCCGTGCTTGTTTTTATATTCGGGCAGAAGTATTTCATATCAGGTTTGACTGTTGGAGGTATAAAAGGCTGA
- a CDS encoding sugar ABC transporter permease has translation MKLRTVSKLTGIFYSTRLAPYVFVLPFLIVFFVFFLYPTISSIIMSLHDVKGFGNWEFIGLKNYERLNNIHFFNALRTSSIYTLLTITILIPVPMIIAIFLNSKIMLARNFFRSVVFLPALISVVVAGIAFRLLFGNTEVAFVNGILARFGYEPVRWMLNQSTGMFLMVLLGTWRWAGVNMIYFMSGLQAIPIELYESASIDGAGVFRKFFGITLPLLKPIAIYVLTISIYGGYAMFTESYVFWNQSMPGDIGMTIVRYMYQEGLLRNRLGVGSAVGVTLLGIVFVINIFQLRLFGMFRKE, from the coding sequence ATGAAATTGCGTACAGTATCTAAACTTACTGGTATCTTTTACTCTACCCGTCTTGCGCCGTATGTTTTTGTTCTCCCTTTTCTGATTGTGTTCTTTGTTTTCTTTCTTTATCCGACTATTTCCAGTATCATTATGAGTCTTCATGATGTTAAAGGTTTCGGAAACTGGGAATTTATTGGGCTGAAGAACTATGAAAGACTAAATAATATTCATTTTTTTAATGCCCTTCGTACCAGTTCTATTTATACTCTTTTGACGATAACAATTCTGATTCCGGTGCCAATGATTATTGCGATATTTCTCAATTCAAAAATCATGTTGGCACGAAATTTCTTCCGCTCTGTCGTCTTTCTCCCAGCACTTATTTCTGTTGTTGTTGCCGGTATTGCATTTCGTCTTTTATTTGGAAACACAGAGGTCGCCTTTGTGAACGGTATTCTGGCCCGATTTGGGTATGAACCTGTGCGCTGGATGCTTAACCAATCTACAGGAATGTTCTTAATGGTATTGCTCGGAACGTGGCGTTGGGCCGGGGTAAACATGATTTACTTTATGTCTGGGTTACAGGCAATTCCAATCGAATTATATGAGTCCGCAAGTATTGATGGAGCAGGGGTATTCAGAAAGTTTTTTGGTATAACATTGCCCTTACTGAAACCTATTGCTATTTATGTTCTTACCATAAGTATCTATGGCGGATACGCGATGTTCACCGAGAGTTATGTTTTCTGGAATCAATCTATGCCAGGAGATATTGGCATGACAATTGTACGATATATGTATCAGGAAGGCTTGCTCCGGAACAGGCTCGGTGTTGGTTCCGCGGTGGGAGTTACACTGCTCGGTATTGTCTTTGTGATTAATATATTCCAGCTTCGTCTGTTCGGCATGTTTCGCAAGGAGTAG
- a CDS encoding bile acid:sodium symporter produces the protein MPSGETASAAVSPAEVYGSLVKTIIVPILIGQSARYPLRKNMDSFKGTIGNGSNLIIFLLVYFAVARSSRAIIEAASFTLFAGPVVFLSILNVLVLLLINFLGRGTGLDRRDRITALFVGSHKTLALGLPLTAAVFGGDPEHYAFVILPLIFYYHIQLISSGVLRVHIFQRASL, from the coding sequence ATTCCAAGTGGGGAGACCGCTTCAGCGGCAGTATCTCCGGCTGAAGTCTACGGTTCTCTGGTAAAAACGATTATAGTCCCCATCCTTATCGGACAAAGCGCCAGGTATCCCCTGCGAAAGAATATGGACAGCTTCAAGGGGACCATCGGTAACGGAAGCAACCTGATAATCTTTCTTCTGGTCTACTTTGCAGTTGCCCGTTCATCAAGGGCGATAATCGAGGCGGCAAGTTTTACGCTCTTTGCCGGTCCCGTGGTTTTTCTTTCAATCCTGAATGTGCTGGTGCTGCTCCTGATTAATTTTCTCGGCCGTGGAACAGGACTGGACCGGCGCGACCGGATTACCGCCCTGTTCGTCGGCTCCCATAAAACCCTGGCCCTCGGGCTGCCCCTGACGGCTGCGGTTTTCGGCGGCGATCCGGAACACTACGCCTTTGTTATTCTGCCGCTGATCTTTTATTATCATATTCAGCTGATTTCTTCCGGGGTCTTACGGGTGCATATTTTTCAGAGAGCTTCCTTGTAA
- a CDS encoding extracellular solute-binding protein — protein MMYRTVFRRVAVVILVAFVMISPLIAGGQGDKAAGGPTKLTLWTSNGLHGEFYNDAAKRWNSEYPDQQIELEVVTTPNVEMHNQLTLAFQAGVGAPDIVDININFFSNFLKGDIQLAPLNDVVDPVRDSFVQSRFDIYSKDGKVYGLPLHVGATVVYYNMEMMDKAGVNVDDIKTWDDFEAAGRKVRDTLGIPMTIIETADQRPFWPMIVQRGGDYLGPDGSVTLDSDVNIEVLERLHSWVFEQKIAVGAPGGKTWAEEFFPFMNNGGFAALIMPTWYMSRFLEFMPDIAGKIAVRPMPVWEEGDARSCGIGGTGSSVTTQSKHIELAKKFNAYAKLTVESNIKLWEILRFDPPRWDGVWDSPELLKPDPYFYNEPIFEMLIELAEANEIPSPNSGELLSDAQTVVRNSVSYWVFEDQSRTPEQALREAAAELRRE, from the coding sequence ATGATGTATCGTACTGTTTTTAGACGGGTAGCGGTGGTAATTCTTGTCGCATTTGTGATGATCTCACCACTGATAGCAGGAGGGCAAGGAGACAAGGCCGCTGGAGGCCCTACCAAACTGACGCTCTGGACATCCAATGGTCTGCACGGGGAGTTCTACAATGATGCAGCGAAACGATGGAATTCGGAGTATCCAGATCAGCAGATTGAGCTCGAAGTGGTTACGACGCCGAATGTTGAAATGCATAATCAGCTGACCTTGGCGTTTCAGGCTGGGGTTGGTGCTCCGGATATCGTTGATATCAACATCAACTTCTTTTCAAACTTTTTGAAAGGTGATATTCAGCTGGCTCCATTGAACGATGTGGTTGACCCGGTTCGGGATTCTTTCGTTCAGTCTCGATTTGATATCTACTCCAAAGACGGAAAAGTTTATGGACTTCCTCTACATGTAGGAGCCACTGTTGTTTACTACAACATGGAAATGATGGATAAGGCGGGAGTAAATGTTGATGACATCAAGACCTGGGACGATTTTGAAGCGGCAGGCCGGAAAGTAAGGGACACCTTGGGAATCCCCATGACCATTATCGAAACTGCTGACCAGCGACCCTTCTGGCCCATGATTGTGCAGCGGGGAGGAGATTATCTGGGACCCGATGGAAGTGTTACCCTGGATAGTGATGTTAATATTGAGGTCCTTGAGCGTTTACACAGCTGGGTATTCGAGCAGAAAATCGCAGTAGGTGCTCCCGGAGGGAAAACTTGGGCTGAGGAATTTTTTCCTTTCATGAATAATGGAGGATTCGCAGCACTCATTATGCCAACCTGGTATATGAGCCGCTTTCTGGAATTTATGCCGGATATCGCCGGCAAGATCGCTGTGAGACCAATGCCTGTATGGGAAGAGGGTGATGCGCGATCCTGTGGTATTGGTGGTACTGGGTCTTCTGTCACGACCCAGTCTAAGCATATAGAGCTTGCCAAGAAATTCAATGCCTACGCAAAGCTTACCGTTGAGTCGAATATCAAGCTTTGGGAGATCCTGCGTTTTGATCCACCCAGATGGGATGGTGTCTGGGATAGCCCTGAACTTCTTAAGCCGGATCCCTACTTCTATAATGAACCTATTTTCGAAATGCTGATTGAACTTGCCGAGGCGAATGAGATCCCATCGCCAAACTCAGGCGAGCTTCTGTCCGATGCCCAGACTGTTGTTCGTAACTCAGTCAGTTACTGGGTATTCGAGGACCAGAGCCGGACCCCAGAGCAGGCACTTCGAGAAGCTGCCGCTGAATTAAGAAGAGAATAA